One Marinibacterium anthonyi genomic region harbors:
- the ykuT gene encoding putative MscS family protein YkuT produces the protein MTRRYPLICAVLLALCALLLPGAGRAQLLPGLPGISSSGGTATAEPDAATNLADALRQAAEAGVSVVVVDNGGGVIGASDPRTPDPMSSDAELSGLMQTYHVIGSFIDRLEERLAVLPVSVNEVLYILRATSPTGKISTYLEVLVATLVLLAVGRLATVEIFGKRVLRGLVTSRILEKPRGYTEKVPFLALRFLVGLLGTGFVLIVVTLIGLLVFGNPNDRSVEITVAAIFLAFFMSRTIGDLWRMTLSPYLPQYRIPNLTDRDARRLYLWLWAISSYGVWSGYAATWIKEIGLNYNVYALLSLVLTLVAMLANIAMVLVNGRAIGGVIRSGRRPEDVPWALRSLSLIWAPALILFFVFGWLRHSFDLVLERDERISLNAGAYGVFLTMLVVYAVMNFALERYFDRIRRREDANRDHAAAEAEEAGDTLPRITHRPMSYEDLFRQVAGILALAAGSYALILIWLRDNKMVRETLVGNFLDVAIVLFVGYIVYNLFRIWIDGMIAQEVPADDGAELGDEGGASGASRLATLLPLFRGGILAVVVVTIALIALLELGVNVSPLFAGAGVIGIAIGFGAQTLVRDIFSGAFFLIDDAFRKGEYIDLGNVKGTVEKISVRSFQLRHHLGALQTVPFGEIQVLTNYSRDWVIMKLPLRVTYDTDVEKVRKLIKKLGQELMEDPVIGENFIQPLKSQGVIEMQDSAMIIRVKFMTKPGDQWLVRKRVYEEIRALFAREGIKFAHREVTVRLAEDHGEELTPRQREAVAGAVQATMDEEFDDEGGMGDDR, from the coding sequence ATGACCCGACGCTACCCGCTGATCTGCGCGGTCCTCCTGGCGCTGTGCGCGCTGCTGCTGCCCGGCGCGGGCCGGGCCCAGCTTTTGCCCGGGCTGCCCGGGATCTCGTCTTCGGGCGGCACTGCCACGGCCGAGCCGGACGCCGCGACCAACCTGGCCGACGCCCTGCGCCAGGCTGCCGAGGCCGGGGTCAGCGTTGTCGTGGTCGACAACGGCGGCGGCGTGATCGGCGCATCGGACCCGCGCACCCCCGATCCGATGTCGTCCGACGCCGAATTGTCGGGCCTGATGCAGACCTACCACGTGATCGGATCCTTCATCGACCGGCTCGAGGAACGGCTGGCCGTGCTGCCGGTGTCGGTCAACGAGGTGCTTTACATCCTGCGCGCCACCAGCCCCACGGGCAAGATATCGACCTATCTCGAGGTGCTGGTGGCCACGCTTGTGCTGCTGGCGGTGGGGCGGCTGGCCACGGTCGAAATCTTTGGCAAGCGGGTGCTGCGCGGGCTGGTGACGTCGCGGATCCTGGAAAAGCCCAGGGGCTACACCGAAAAGGTCCCGTTCCTGGCCCTGCGGTTCCTGGTCGGCCTGCTGGGTACCGGTTTCGTGCTGATCGTGGTGACGCTGATCGGGCTGCTGGTGTTCGGCAATCCCAACGACCGTTCGGTCGAAATCACGGTCGCGGCGATCTTCCTGGCCTTCTTCATGTCGCGCACCATCGGCGATCTGTGGCGGATGACCCTGTCGCCCTACCTGCCGCAATACCGCATCCCCAACCTCACCGACCGGGACGCGCGGCGGCTCTACCTCTGGCTCTGGGCCATCAGCTCTTACGGAGTCTGGAGCGGGTACGCCGCGACCTGGATCAAGGAAATCGGGCTGAACTACAACGTCTACGCCCTGCTGTCGCTGGTCCTGACCCTGGTCGCCATGCTGGCCAACATTGCCATGGTTCTGGTCAACGGGCGAGCGATCGGCGGGGTGATCCGCAGCGGGCGGCGCCCCGAAGACGTGCCCTGGGCCCTGCGCAGCCTGTCGCTGATCTGGGCGCCGGCGCTGATCCTGTTCTTCGTCTTCGGCTGGCTGCGGCACAGTTTCGACCTGGTGCTGGAACGGGATGAACGCATTTCGCTGAATGCCGGGGCCTATGGCGTCTTCCTGACGATGCTGGTGGTTTACGCGGTGATGAACTTTGCGCTGGAACGCTATTTCGACCGGATCCGCCGGCGCGAGGATGCCAACCGCGATCATGCCGCGGCCGAGGCCGAGGAAGCTGGCGATACCCTGCCAAGGATCACCCACCGGCCGATGAGCTACGAGGACCTGTTCCGCCAGGTCGCGGGGATCCTGGCGTTGGCGGCGGGCAGTTACGCGCTGATCCTGATCTGGCTCAGGGACAACAAGATGGTCCGGGAAACCCTGGTGGGCAATTTCCTGGACGTCGCGATCGTGCTGTTCGTCGGGTACATCGTCTACAACCTCTTCCGGATCTGGATCGACGGGATGATCGCCCAGGAAGTGCCTGCCGACGACGGGGCCGAACTGGGCGACGAGGGCGGTGCTTCGGGCGCGAGCCGGCTGGCGACCCTGCTGCCGCTTTTCCGGGGCGGGATCCTGGCGGTGGTGGTGGTGACGATCGCGCTGATCGCGCTGCTGGAGCTTGGGGTGAACGTCAGCCCGCTGTTCGCCGGCGCCGGGGTCATCGGGATTGCCATCGGTTTTGGCGCGCAGACGCTGGTGCGCGACATCTTCTCGGGCGCGTTCTTTCTGATCGACGATGCGTTCCGCAAGGGGGAATACATCGACCTGGGCAATGTGAAGGGGACGGTGGAAAAGATCTCGGTCCGGTCGTTCCAGCTGCGCCATCACCTGGGCGCGCTGCAGACCGTGCCGTTCGGCGAGATCCAGGTGCTGACCAATTATTCGCGCGACTGGGTGATCATGAAACTGCCGCTCAGGGTGACCTACGACACGGATGTCGAAAAGGTCCGCAAGCTGATCAAGAAACTGGGGCAGGAGCTGATGGAGGACCCGGTGATCGGCGAGAACTTCATCCAGCCGCTGAAAAGCCAGGGCGTGATCGAAATGCAGGACAGCGCGATGATCATCAGGGTGAAGTTCATGACCAAGCCGGGCGATCAGTGGCTGGTCCGCAAAAGGGTCTACGAGGAGATCCGCGCGCTTTTCGCCCGCGAGGGCATCAAGTTCGCTCACCGCGAGGTCACCGTCCGTCTGGCCGAGGATCACGGGGAAGAGCTGACTCCGCGCCAGCGCGAGGCGGTGGCGGGGGCGGTGCAGGCCACGATGGACGAGGAATTCGACGACGAAGGCGGGATGGGCGACGACCGCTGA